One segment of Sinorhizobium sp. BG8 DNA contains the following:
- a CDS encoding helix-turn-helix domain-containing protein produces the protein MSNKCSLIVWDRDFGSSIRKVIAARLADHADEEGRGIWPSVERIAAQCNTSCRTVQRTLAAFVDEGVLRIISEGGRGPGSTRRYDFDMTILQALPLAVWGADAKGDTDDAKGDTDDIKGCHGVTQTTIEPPIEPSEREGAGERGQRQEAEPASPADDGEADPRTLMKRVKALEVGLKRNPWPKVLSSSTDWSLRQFTKLSPEERRLAEERRDAYLAACPKDRDGNPKAVPLGVYLRDRKFLDVEAIVPRVAAKAEVIAVAPFGPVWAALREMAFIKGPVSVEMPVGRREAMQRTFEALGRASASRAHAYIAGKGVRIGENGALIFPDDFEQAEYRRMVRDGGYPEVNRLHELAGNRERGQAEGRFAALADLCEPVPVGSALFEEWRRHDHEANRPFVPNPGSMPVVYFPKGGPAGLVEFERAARVALAMERGDEYAA, from the coding sequence ATGAGCAACAAGTGCTCCTTGATCGTCTGGGATCGGGATTTCGGCAGTTCGATCCGGAAGGTTATTGCCGCGCGCCTTGCTGACCACGCCGACGAAGAAGGGCGAGGGATCTGGCCAAGCGTCGAGCGGATCGCCGCTCAATGCAACACCTCCTGCCGGACGGTACAGCGGACCCTGGCGGCGTTCGTCGACGAGGGGGTTTTACGCATCATTTCCGAAGGCGGGCGCGGGCCGGGATCGACGCGCCGGTATGACTTCGACATGACAATTTTGCAGGCTTTGCCGCTCGCCGTTTGGGGCGCGGATGCCAAGGGTGACACTGACGACGCTAAGGGTGACACTGACGACATAAAAGGGTGTCACGGTGTCACCCAAACCACCATAGAACCACCAATAGAACCATCAGAGAGAGAGGGCGCGGGCGAGCGGGGGCAAAGGCAGGAAGCGGAACCGGCATCGCCAGCCGACGACGGCGAGGCCGATCCGCGGACGCTGATGAAGCGCGTCAAGGCGCTTGAGGTCGGCTTGAAGCGCAACCCGTGGCCGAAAGTGCTGTCGTCCTCGACGGATTGGTCGCTGCGCCAGTTCACCAAGCTTTCGCCCGAAGAACGCCGGCTGGCTGAAGAGCGGCGCGACGCCTATCTCGCCGCATGCCCGAAGGACCGCGACGGAAACCCGAAAGCCGTGCCGCTCGGCGTCTACCTGCGCGACCGGAAATTCCTCGACGTGGAAGCGATCGTGCCGCGTGTGGCCGCGAAAGCCGAAGTGATCGCGGTCGCGCCTTTCGGGCCGGTCTGGGCGGCTCTGCGCGAGATGGCTTTCATCAAGGGGCCGGTCTCGGTCGAGATGCCTGTCGGCCGCCGGGAGGCCATGCAGCGGACATTCGAGGCGCTGGGCCGGGCGAGCGCAAGCCGGGCACATGCCTACATCGCCGGCAAGGGCGTCCGCATCGGCGAGAATGGCGCGCTGATCTTTCCTGACGATTTCGAGCAGGCGGAGTATCGCCGGATGGTCCGCGATGGGGGCTATCCGGAGGTCAACCGGCTGCACGAGCTGGCCGGCAATCGCGAGCGTGGACAGGCGGAGGGGCGCTTTGCGGCGCTTGCGGATCTTTGCGAGCCGGTCCCGGTTGGCTCTGCCCTGTTCGAGGAATGGCGCCGGCACGATCACGAGGCGAACCGGCCCTTCGTGCCGAACCCCGGCAGCATGCCGGTTGTCTACTTCCCGAAGGGTGGCCCGGCCGGGCTGGTTGAATTCGAGCGCGCAGCGCGCGTGGCATTGGCAATGGAGCGAGGCGATGAATATGCGGCATAG
- a CDS encoding transcription termination/antitermination NusG family protein, with protein sequence MRQIRSEMLGAASLACKADSPWFALRVWSGREEAVEKSLLEAGIEALVPMRKGREYRRRGRVIPAQMIPVMTGYVLVQCLRSEQAFLGLLGVEHVISVIGGCETPLPIHNEEVQRFKTKACEGAYDWEVPAGLFKRGMKVRIGQGPFAGITGEIVSCRDDGRGDAVVEAQMFGAMTPLLVPLAILEKP encoded by the coding sequence ATGAGGCAAATCCGCTCCGAAATGCTGGGTGCGGCCTCGCTTGCATGCAAGGCTGATTCGCCATGGTTCGCGCTGCGGGTGTGGAGCGGGCGCGAGGAAGCTGTGGAAAAGTCGCTGCTGGAGGCCGGCATCGAGGCGTTGGTGCCGATGCGGAAGGGGCGGGAGTATCGCCGTCGCGGTCGCGTGATCCCGGCGCAGATGATCCCGGTCATGACCGGTTATGTGCTGGTGCAATGCCTCCGCTCGGAGCAGGCATTCCTCGGCTTGCTCGGTGTCGAGCACGTGATTTCCGTCATCGGCGGCTGCGAAACGCCCTTGCCGATTCACAACGAAGAAGTGCAACGATTCAAGACGAAGGCCTGCGAGGGGGCTTATGACTGGGAAGTGCCGGCGGGGTTGTTCAAGCGTGGCATGAAGGTGCGCATAGGGCAGGGCCCGTTTGCCGGTATCACCGGTGAGATCGTTTCCTGCCGAGACGACGGGCGAGGCGATGCCGTGGTCGAAGCGCAGATGTTTGGCGCAATGACGCCGCTCCTGGTGCCTCTTGCAATTCTCGAAAAACCGTGA
- a CDS encoding winged helix-turn-helix domain-containing protein, translated as MNALENQSSTPTGDGGVWVTIADLAKRKGVSRQTVHERVARLEKDGLLATRRDGRSKLVELATYDRAVGQAGDAFRESGAETKRKAAAADAAPVPAPLRDAQAERAQYEAKLKALDYAERTGQLLPIRGPHGIETAMIRITEELVRDLNAPFNWITDLMEAARQGEPALRRLLRSRIHEQRQTIANRMATILGEAAEAEKAGVELDLFAGEGE; from the coding sequence ATGAACGCCCTCGAAAACCAGTCTTCGACACCGACCGGCGACGGCGGCGTATGGGTGACGATCGCCGACCTTGCAAAGCGCAAGGGCGTGTCGCGCCAGACGGTGCACGAGCGGGTGGCCCGGCTTGAGAAGGACGGGCTTCTCGCGACCAGACGCGATGGTCGCAGCAAGCTCGTCGAGCTGGCGACCTATGACCGGGCCGTCGGCCAGGCGGGCGATGCCTTTCGTGAGAGTGGTGCCGAGACCAAGCGCAAGGCCGCCGCGGCCGATGCCGCGCCGGTGCCTGCTCCGCTCCGAGATGCACAGGCCGAACGGGCGCAATACGAGGCCAAGCTTAAGGCGCTCGACTATGCCGAGCGGACGGGGCAGCTGCTGCCGATCCGCGGGCCGCATGGCATCGAGACGGCGATGATCCGCATTACCGAGGAGTTGGTGCGCGATCTGAACGCGCCCTTCAACTGGATCACCGATCTGATGGAAGCGGCGCGACAGGGTGAGCCGGCACTGCGCCGACTGCTCCGCTCCCGCATTCACGAGCAGCGCCAGACCATCGCGAACCGCATGGCCACCATCCTCGGCGAGGCTGCGGAAGCCGAAAAGGCCGGTGTCGAACTCGATCTTTTTGCCGGAGAAGGCGAATGA
- a CDS encoding DNA cytosine methyltransferase, with translation MYRDSLFSGAAFEQLPRHHGSGRPLIVDSFAGGGGASTGIEMALGRSPDIAINHNPAALALHAANHPETLHLSENVYRVDPLDHLRGRHIGLMHFSPDCKHFSKAKGGKPVERNIRDLAWIIPGWIERIQKSGGRVDVVTMENVEEFKDYGPLIETERGLMPDPERKGESYQAWVKALKRLGGKIQSRELRACDYGAPTIRKRLFVIIRFDGKPIIWPEPTHGRPGDPDVIAGKKLPWRTAAECIDWSLPCPSIFDTGDEIMAKHGLRAVRPLAGNTMARVARGMKRYVLDAERPFLVNLTHGARCEDLAAPFNTITGANRGEKALIAPSVSRFNSGATGSAMDEPMSTITANSFIKRPGGAAPLGVIAPHLMTMRNSGKPFNGADEPTHTITAGGAGQTVIAPVLTHAQQGGAVRPVDAPHHTITASTKDQNAVIIPTLVGCGGRAGQSRPRGGDEPVATITAKADSCVAVAFVAQHNNDSRRDGGVNPGRSADAPLSTVTATGAQQGVISAFVSRQFGTSTGHAMDEPNGTITADGGGKSLLVAPYLHAYYGVDQDTPETEPFHTITTKPRFSHVEGAISAPPFTEAQAVRAREVAAFLRAHGFWDEREFVTLSIGGETFVIVDIGMRMLTPRELYNAQGFPPDYVIDGGWSVPEDGGAPVWISFPKSVQVSCVGNSVSPPVEAAIVAANCPELMVIREAAE, from the coding sequence ATGTATCGCGATAGCCTCTTTTCTGGCGCTGCCTTTGAGCAGCTCCCGCGTCATCATGGTTCGGGCCGCCCATTGATCGTCGACAGCTTTGCGGGCGGCGGCGGGGCCTCGACGGGTATCGAGATGGCGCTCGGCCGCTCGCCCGACATCGCCATCAACCACAATCCGGCGGCGCTAGCGCTCCATGCGGCGAACCATCCGGAGACGCTTCACCTTTCGGAGAACGTCTACCGCGTCGACCCGCTCGACCACCTGCGCGGGCGGCATATCGGGCTGATGCACTTCTCTCCCGACTGCAAGCACTTCTCCAAGGCCAAGGGCGGCAAGCCCGTGGAGCGCAACATCCGCGATCTCGCCTGGATCATTCCCGGCTGGATCGAACGCATCCAGAAGAGCGGCGGCCGGGTCGACGTCGTCACCATGGAGAACGTCGAGGAGTTCAAGGATTATGGTCCGCTGATCGAAACCGAACGCGGGCTGATGCCGGACCCGGAGCGCAAGGGCGAGAGCTACCAAGCGTGGGTGAAGGCGCTGAAGCGGCTCGGCGGCAAGATCCAGTCGCGCGAGCTGCGCGCCTGTGACTACGGCGCGCCGACCATCCGCAAGCGGCTCTTTGTCATCATACGCTTTGACGGAAAACCGATCATCTGGCCGGAGCCGACGCACGGACGGCCGGGCGATCCGGACGTGATTGCGGGCAAGAAACTGCCCTGGCGGACGGCGGCGGAATGCATCGACTGGAGCCTACCTTGCCCCTCGATCTTCGACACGGGCGACGAGATCATGGCGAAGCACGGCTTGAGGGCGGTGCGCCCGCTCGCCGGCAACACCATGGCGCGGGTCGCGCGCGGGATGAAGCGCTATGTGCTCGATGCCGAGCGGCCGTTCCTCGTGAACCTGACCCACGGCGCGCGCTGCGAGGATCTGGCGGCGCCATTCAACACGATCACCGGCGCGAATCGAGGAGAGAAAGCGCTCATTGCGCCCTCGGTCAGCCGCTTCAACAGCGGCGCAACGGGCAGCGCGATGGACGAGCCGATGTCGACCATCACCGCGAACAGCTTCATCAAGCGGCCGGGCGGCGCGGCGCCCCTCGGTGTCATCGCTCCGCATCTAATGACGATGCGCAATTCGGGAAAGCCGTTCAACGGAGCGGATGAGCCAACGCATACGATTACGGCTGGGGGTGCGGGCCAGACGGTCATCGCGCCTGTGCTCACGCATGCTCAACAGGGCGGGGCGGTTCGGCCCGTCGATGCGCCTCACCATACGATCACGGCGAGCACGAAGGACCAGAACGCGGTCATCATTCCGACGCTCGTCGGATGCGGTGGCCGGGCAGGGCAGAGCCGCCCGCGAGGCGGCGACGAACCTGTGGCCACGATCACGGCGAAGGCGGACAGCTGCGTGGCGGTCGCCTTCGTCGCGCAACACAACAACGACAGTCGTCGCGACGGCGGGGTGAACCCCGGCCGGTCAGCCGATGCGCCGCTATCGACCGTCACGGCGACCGGTGCGCAACAGGGCGTCATCTCCGCCTTCGTCTCGCGCCAGTTCGGCACGAGCACCGGACACGCGATGGACGAGCCGAACGGCACCATCACGGCGGACGGCGGCGGCAAGTCGCTGCTGGTGGCACCATACCTGCACGCCTACTACGGCGTTGATCAGGATACGCCGGAAACAGAACCGTTTCACACGATCACCACCAAGCCGCGTTTCAGTCATGTCGAGGGGGCAATCTCGGCGCCGCCCTTCACCGAGGCGCAGGCAGTTCGCGCCCGCGAGGTCGCTGCCTTCCTGCGCGCGCATGGCTTCTGGGACGAACGCGAATTCGTGACGCTTTCGATCGGCGGCGAGACCTTCGTCATCGTCGATATCGGCATGCGGATGCTGACGCCGCGCGAACTCTACAACGCGCAAGGCTTTCCGCCCGACTACGTGATCGACGGCGGCTGGAGCGTGCCGGAGGACGGCGGAGCGCCGGTCTGGATCTCGTTTCCGAAGTCGGTCCAGGTCTCCTGCGTCGGCAACAGCGTCTCTCCGCCCGTCGAGGCGGCGATCGTGGCGGCGAACTGCCCCGAGCTGATGGTGATCAGGGAGGCGGCCGAATGA
- a CDS encoding SAM-dependent methyltransferase translates to MMALSIKQLSDGQRHILTEALANGSYRCDGDSEQKRARSLNSKGLLSRDPKDGFVWSLTDAGRAAAGEIAPVAVNAVAVREPIPEEAATAPVRFDASDLTATVLRARALLDDGDVIRARILAEGAYEQAKAEARFAEKFGAAEQLVAKARQLQGDALLIETRAKILISSQWGAAQEAGTATKGGRPKTVSDGNGLRAEDTGLSRKEIHEARKLAAAEERSPGIVERAIMARVAAGLEPSRANLRVAVGTQSATKEERGNNLYETPPEAMHTLLALETFLPTVLEPACGRGAISGMLEAAGYDVILSDLVDYGTADQHGEVQVVADFLLSEAHPGEPDIVTNPPMARC, encoded by the coding sequence ATGATGGCGCTTTCGATCAAGCAGTTAAGCGACGGGCAGCGCCATATCCTGACCGAGGCGCTTGCCAATGGCAGCTACCGCTGCGACGGCGACAGCGAGCAGAAGCGGGCGCGCAGCCTCAACAGCAAGGGGCTGCTTTCCCGCGACCCGAAGGATGGCTTTGTCTGGTCTTTGACCGATGCGGGCAGGGCGGCGGCCGGAGAGATTGCGCCGGTAGCCGTAAACGCGGTCGCGGTTCGGGAGCCGATCCCAGAAGAGGCAGCTACAGCGCCCGTGCGCTTCGATGCCTCGGACCTGACGGCGACGGTGCTGCGGGCGCGCGCGCTGCTCGACGATGGCGATGTTATCCGCGCCCGGATTCTGGCGGAAGGCGCCTATGAGCAGGCGAAAGCCGAAGCGCGGTTTGCCGAGAAGTTCGGCGCCGCCGAGCAGCTCGTCGCGAAGGCGCGGCAGCTGCAGGGCGATGCGTTGCTGATCGAGACGCGGGCAAAGATCCTGATCTCGTCGCAATGGGGCGCGGCGCAAGAGGCGGGTACGGCGACCAAGGGCGGGAGGCCAAAAACCGTTTCAGACGGAAACGGTTTGCGTGCCGAGGATACGGGGCTTTCCCGCAAGGAAATCCACGAGGCGCGCAAGCTTGCGGCGGCGGAAGAGCGTTCGCCGGGCATTGTCGAGCGGGCCATTATGGCTCGGGTCGCGGCAGGGCTCGAACCGAGCCGCGCAAACCTGCGCGTCGCCGTGGGCACGCAGTCCGCGACGAAAGAAGAGCGCGGAAACAATCTCTACGAGACGCCGCCGGAGGCGATGCATACCCTGCTCGCGCTTGAAACCTTCCTGCCGACCGTGTTGGAGCCGGCCTGCGGTCGCGGCGCGATTTCGGGCATGCTGGAGGCGGCGGGCTATGACGTCATCTTGTCGGATCTCGTCGACTACGGCACGGCGGACCAGCACGGCGAGGTGCAGGTCGTTGCCGATTTCCTCTTGAGCGAGGCGCATCCCGGCGAGCCGGACATCGTGACCAATCCCCCTATGGCGAGGTGCTGA